A region of Salinibacter sp. 10B DNA encodes the following proteins:
- a CDS encoding AP2 domain-containing protein, with protein sequence MSDKPKNVFRIDIEPTEENPDRHPTHGWQVRIKRQKEQHTKYFSDKRFGGREGALEKAVEYRDDLLEELPDPMDPVKRSAEARSKTGVIGLNFCWKDDGSGTPKPYVQLSWLEDDDTRRSAAFSVRKWNLRRAVWKACVRLHKARAEQDGEAEEVNDMFQTAFPNIREQYEKGPDGNGLPDEEAEVTEPEEMAEA encoded by the coding sequence GAGCGACAAGCCGAAGAACGTTTTTCGCATCGACATCGAGCCGACCGAGGAGAATCCCGATCGGCATCCCACGCACGGCTGGCAGGTGCGCATCAAGCGCCAGAAAGAACAGCACACAAAGTATTTCTCCGACAAGCGCTTCGGCGGCCGAGAAGGGGCGCTGGAGAAGGCGGTCGAGTACCGCGATGACTTGCTGGAGGAGCTGCCGGATCCGATGGATCCGGTCAAACGATCGGCAGAGGCGCGCTCAAAGACGGGCGTCATCGGCCTCAACTTCTGCTGGAAGGACGACGGCAGCGGTACCCCAAAACCCTACGTCCAACTCAGCTGGCTAGAGGACGACGATACGCGTCGCAGCGCGGCCTTTTCGGTGCGGAAGTGGAATCTGCGCCGCGCCGTCTGGAAGGCCTGCGTCCGCCTGCACAAGGCCCGCGCCGAGCAAGACGGGGAGGCCGAGGAGGTGAACGACATGTTTCAGACGGCCTTCCCCAACATTCGGGAGCAGTACGAAAAGGGCCCGGACGGCAACGGCCTGCCGGACGAGGAAGCGGAGGTAACTGAACCGGAGGAGATGGCGGAGGCGTAG